One region of Nitrospira sp. genomic DNA includes:
- the fsa gene encoding fructose-6-phosphate aldolase: protein MQIYLDTANVKEIQEGANLGLIDGVTTNPSLVAKEGRSFKEMLLEICKMVDGPISAEVVGVESEAMIKEGRDLAKVHKNIVVKVPLIPEGLRATKKLAAEGIRVNVTLCFSPTQALLAAKAGAWCVSPFIGRLDDVSSDGMALIRQIVTIYKNYDYKTQVLVASVRHPQHVVEAALAGGHICTMPYAVFQQLVKHPLTDIGLKKFLADWDAMGKK, encoded by the coding sequence ATGCAAATCTATCTTGATACGGCCAATGTGAAAGAAATCCAAGAGGGTGCCAACCTGGGCCTCATCGACGGTGTGACAACTAATCCATCTCTTGTTGCCAAGGAAGGGCGCAGTTTCAAGGAAATGCTTCTCGAAATCTGTAAGATGGTCGATGGCCCGATCAGCGCAGAGGTGGTTGGTGTCGAATCCGAGGCCATGATCAAGGAAGGGCGAGATCTGGCCAAGGTTCACAAGAATATCGTCGTGAAGGTGCCCCTCATCCCGGAAGGTCTTCGGGCCACAAAGAAGCTTGCGGCAGAGGGGATTCGTGTGAATGTCACCTTGTGCTTCTCACCGACGCAGGCCTTGCTGGCCGCGAAGGCGGGCGCGTGGTGTGTCTCGCCATTCATCGGTCGTCTCGACGACGTGAGTTCGGATGGAATGGCACTGATTCGCCAGATCGTCACGATTTATAAGAATTACGATTATAAAACGCAGGTCCTAGTCGCGAGCGTTCGCCATCCGCAACACGTGGTCGAAGCAGCGTTGGCCGGGGGGCACATTTGCACGATGCCTTACGCCGTGTTTCAGCAGCTTGTGAAGCATCCGCTGACTGACATTGGGCTGAAAAAGTTTCTGGCCGATTGGGATGCGATGGGAAAGAAATAG
- a CDS encoding argininosuccinate synthase, whose amino-acid sequence MSRSSYKKVVLAYSGGLDTSVILKWLEEVYGCEVIAFCADLGQGEDLKAIKKKAQSLGVKKVYVEDLREVFVKDHVFPMLRGNAIYEGSYLLGTSIARPLIARRQIEIAADEGAEAVCHGATGKGNDQVRFELTYMALHPQIKIIAPWREWTMRSRRELIEYAEKHGIPVTATKAKPYSMDMNLFHTSYEGGILEDPWKAPPEEIFVMSVSPEKAPNKAREVEIEYVAGNPVAVDGKKMSPAALLAHLNKLGGEHGVGRVDLVENRYVGMKSRGVYETPGGTILHAAHRGLESLTMDREVLHLRDSLIPRYAELIYYGYWYAPEREMLQVALDEAQKDVTGTVRVKLYKGTCTVVGRKSPRSLYRLDMATFEEDDVYRQKDAEGFIRLNALRLAIRAQRKKRSMR is encoded by the coding sequence ATGAGTCGGTCATCGTACAAGAAAGTGGTATTGGCCTATTCGGGGGGCCTGGACACGTCGGTGATTCTGAAGTGGCTGGAAGAGGTCTATGGCTGCGAAGTCATCGCGTTTTGCGCCGACCTGGGGCAGGGCGAAGATCTGAAGGCCATCAAAAAGAAGGCGCAGTCCCTGGGCGTGAAAAAAGTCTACGTGGAGGATCTCCGCGAGGTGTTCGTCAAGGACCATGTGTTCCCCATGTTGCGCGGCAATGCGATCTATGAAGGCAGCTATCTGCTGGGCACGTCGATTGCCCGTCCGCTGATTGCGCGGCGTCAAATTGAAATTGCGGCCGATGAAGGCGCCGAGGCGGTCTGCCACGGCGCGACCGGCAAGGGCAACGATCAGGTCCGCTTCGAGTTGACCTATATGGCGTTGCATCCGCAGATCAAGATCATTGCACCCTGGCGGGAATGGACGATGCGCTCGCGGCGTGAGTTGATCGAGTATGCGGAGAAGCACGGCATTCCGGTCACCGCCACCAAGGCGAAGCCGTACAGCATGGACATGAACCTGTTCCACACGAGTTATGAGGGTGGCATTCTGGAAGATCCATGGAAAGCCCCGCCCGAAGAGATCTTCGTGATGTCGGTCTCGCCGGAGAAGGCGCCGAACAAGGCCCGGGAAGTCGAGATCGAGTATGTGGCGGGTAACCCGGTGGCGGTGGACGGGAAGAAGATGAGCCCGGCCGCCTTGCTGGCCCATCTCAATAAATTGGGTGGCGAGCATGGCGTCGGTCGCGTCGATCTGGTTGAAAACCGCTATGTCGGGATGAAATCCCGCGGCGTATACGAGACGCCCGGCGGCACGATTCTGCATGCGGCCCATCGAGGCCTGGAGTCACTCACGATGGATCGGGAAGTGCTGCATTTACGCGATAGCCTGATCCCACGGTATGCGGAGCTGATCTATTATGGATATTGGTACGCTCCCGAGCGGGAAATGTTGCAGGTCGCGCTCGACGAAGCTCAGAAGGATGTCACGGGCACTGTTCGCGTGAAGCTCTACAAGGGAACCTGTACGGTGGTCGGAAGGAAGTCTCCTCGCTCGCTCTATCGGCTGGACATGGCCACATTCGAAGAAGACGACGTGTACCGGCAGAAGGATGCGGAGGGGTTCATTCGTCTGAACGCGCTTCGGTTGGCGATCCGGGCTCAGCGCAAGAAGAGGTCGATGCGGTAA
- a CDS encoding 4-hydroxy-tetrahydrodipicolinate synthase, translating into MFTGSLVAIVTPFKNGQLDEKSLGDLIEWQITSGTQGIVPCGTTGESATLTHAEHDRVVAFTVEVARRRVPVIAGTGSNSTQEAIALTKHAKTAGADGALLITPYYNKPTQEGLFLHYKAVAEAVDLPLVLYNIPGRTGVNMMPSTVSRLTVCPTIVAIKEGSGSVQQASEIIQLCGERLTVLAGDDALTLPMMAVGGKGVITVTANLVPGDMAELVNAFLAGRVDDARAMHYRLYPLFTALFYETNPIPVKEALHMMGKIDREMRLPLCQMGTDNREKLRHVMKEAGLV; encoded by the coding sequence ATGTTCACAGGATCTCTGGTCGCCATTGTGACGCCGTTTAAGAACGGTCAGCTCGATGAAAAGTCCCTCGGGGACCTCATCGAATGGCAGATTACCAGCGGTACGCAAGGGATTGTCCCCTGCGGCACGACCGGCGAGTCTGCCACGTTGACACATGCCGAGCACGATCGCGTGGTGGCGTTTACGGTCGAAGTTGCCAGGCGACGAGTCCCCGTGATCGCGGGGACGGGATCAAATAGCACTCAGGAAGCGATTGCTCTGACCAAGCACGCGAAAACGGCGGGGGCTGATGGCGCCCTGCTAATCACGCCCTATTACAATAAGCCTACGCAGGAAGGACTATTTCTGCACTACAAGGCGGTCGCTGAGGCAGTCGATTTACCCCTTGTTCTCTATAACATTCCTGGGCGAACCGGCGTAAATATGATGCCAAGCACCGTCTCACGATTGACGGTGTGCCCAACGATTGTTGCCATTAAAGAAGGAAGCGGCTCGGTTCAGCAGGCATCCGAAATCATACAGCTTTGCGGGGAGCGTCTGACCGTGCTGGCGGGAGATGATGCATTGACCCTGCCGATGATGGCCGTGGGTGGCAAGGGAGTGATCACGGTGACGGCCAATCTGGTACCCGGTGATATGGCCGAGTTGGTCAATGCATTTTTAGCCGGTCGAGTTGATGATGCGCGGGCGATGCATTATCGGCTCTATCCGCTGTTTACGGCCCTCTTTTATGAGACCAACCCCATTCCTGTAAAAGAAGCGTTGCATATGATGGGCAAGATCGACCGCGAGATGCGGTTGCCGCTATGTCAAATGGGAACCGACAATAGAGAAAAACTTCGGCATGTGATGAAAGAGGCCGGACTGGTGTAG
- a CDS encoding YHS domain-containing protein: MYRLLLVSGLLVLLYYLLRRAIRKIKENGGAVSLQEGQVAGNQMIQDPVCRVFIPRGNAVREEIGGQTYYFCSRSCADTFQKQLSS, from the coding sequence ATGTATAGATTATTGCTGGTTTCTGGTTTGCTGGTGCTACTCTACTATCTGCTTCGCAGGGCAATTAGAAAAATCAAAGAGAATGGCGGGGCAGTGAGCCTTCAGGAAGGGCAGGTCGCTGGAAATCAAATGATCCAAGACCCGGTGTGCCGCGTGTTCATTCCTCGTGGCAATGCGGTGAGAGAGGAGATTGGAGGGCAGACCTATTATTTCTGCAGTCGTAGTTGCGCCGATACGTTTCAGAAGCAACTTTCTAGTTAG
- a CDS encoding 2,3-bisphosphoglycerate-dependent phosphoglycerate mutase, translating to MSKLVLIRHGESQWNLENRFTGWVDVPLSPKGIEEAKAAGKKLAGFTFDRAFSSVLARANETLRLVLEGIGQAGIPIEKDKALNERMYGELQGLNKAETAKKFGDEQVKIWRRSYDVRPPGGESLKDTAERVLPYYDSRIKPYVLKGETILIAAHGNSLRALVMQLEQLTREQVLELNIPTGAPLLYELDNNGKVLSHRYL from the coding sequence ATGAGCAAACTGGTTCTCATTCGTCATGGCGAGTCGCAGTGGAATCTGGAAAACCGTTTCACCGGCTGGGTGGATGTCCCCCTCTCCCCGAAAGGCATCGAAGAGGCGAAGGCGGCAGGAAAAAAACTGGCGGGGTTCACATTCGATCGCGCCTTTTCGTCCGTGCTGGCCCGCGCCAACGAAACGTTGCGCCTCGTCCTCGAAGGGATCGGACAGGCCGGCATTCCCATTGAAAAAGACAAGGCGCTGAACGAGCGCATGTACGGAGAGCTTCAGGGGCTGAATAAGGCCGAGACCGCCAAGAAGTTCGGAGATGAACAGGTGAAAATCTGGCGGCGGAGTTACGATGTACGGCCACCGGGCGGAGAAAGCTTGAAAGACACAGCGGAGCGGGTGCTGCCCTATTACGACAGCCGCATCAAGCCCTACGTGCTCAAAGGAGAAACGATCCTCATCGCCGCCCATGGAAACAGCCTGCGCGCGCTGGTGATGCAGCTCGAGCAGCTGACCCGGGAGCAGGTCCTGGAGCTCAACATTCCAACCGGAGCCCCGCTGCTCTATGAGCTCGACAACAACGGGAAGGTGCTGTCACACCGGTATCTCTAA
- a CDS encoding DUF2628 domain-containing protein, whose protein sequence is MKSCSQCRQENRDDARFCHQCGGAFAVESRETVVEADSAPSPQTDAELWKAFIGPNADRYLETFKKFTGPSGPKFALTWHWPAFVFEPFLWFLYRKMYVYALIYAIGPAMAFYITQDLSADIIWRVIAGASANYIYFWHAKEQLAKIKGERATGGEARQQMLGELGGVQPYVVWVGVGLLVLKIGLVVAMFKDGPPDGSKNPPAKPHPASVTHV, encoded by the coding sequence ATGAAATCCTGTTCACAATGCCGACAAGAAAACCGGGACGATGCCCGCTTTTGCCACCAATGCGGCGGCGCCTTCGCCGTGGAAAGCCGGGAGACAGTGGTGGAGGCCGACTCGGCACCTTCGCCGCAGACGGATGCAGAGCTCTGGAAAGCCTTCATCGGCCCCAATGCCGACCGCTACCTGGAGACCTTCAAGAAATTCACGGGGCCGTCCGGGCCCAAATTCGCCTTGACCTGGCACTGGCCAGCCTTCGTCTTTGAGCCCTTCCTCTGGTTTCTTTACCGGAAGATGTACGTCTACGCGCTGATCTATGCCATCGGCCCGGCGATGGCGTTCTATATCACCCAGGACCTCTCCGCCGACATCATCTGGCGTGTCATTGCAGGCGCCAGCGCCAACTATATCTATTTCTGGCATGCAAAAGAGCAGCTTGCCAAGATCAAAGGCGAACGGGCCACGGGTGGAGAAGCCAGACAGCAGATGTTGGGAGAATTAGGCGGCGTGCAGCCGTACGTCGTGTGGGTCGGCGTCGGCCTCCTGGTCCTGAAGATCGGCCTGGTCGTCGCCATGTTCAAGGACGGACCGCCTGACGGGTCGAAGAATCCTCCCGCCAAACCCCACCCCGCCAGCGTCACGCACGTCTAA
- the argH gene encoding argininosuccinate lyase: MPKGKAWGGRFAEQTDRLVEQFTSSLACDRRLYPYDIQGSIAHCRTLERAGVLTARESAQLVRGLQFVKVELDGGRFPFSPQDEDIHMAIERRLTELIGPLGGKLHTGRSRNDQVALDLRLFLRDVLSTLMGQLQEFRRVLVGQARAHLDVVMPGYTHLQRAQPVLLAHHFLAYVEMFDRDRSRLHDCRQRLNSMPLGSGALAGSNYPVDRRYTAALLEFPAVTQNSLDAVSDRDAVVETLSALSLIMMHLSRLSEELILWASQEFRYVDLPDTFCTGSSMMPQKKNPDVPELVRGKTGRVYGHLMGTLTLLKGLPLSYNRDLQEDKEALFDAVDTTGQSLALCTELMRRLVVNKTVLAEAAEGGGMLATELADYLVTRGVPFREAHSITGQIVRFSLEQHRPLQQLTLKDLRGFSAHFGEDALNCLTVRGAIDRKGQIGGTARRRVEARIKELEKALKG, translated from the coding sequence TTGCCCAAGGGCAAGGCCTGGGGTGGCCGATTTGCCGAACAAACCGACCGGTTGGTGGAGCAGTTCACCTCCTCCCTGGCCTGTGATCGTCGGCTCTACCCCTATGACATTCAAGGCAGCATCGCCCATTGCAGGACGCTCGAACGCGCGGGGGTGCTCACCGCCCGTGAGTCCGCGCAGCTCGTGCGGGGACTGCAATTCGTCAAGGTGGAATTGGACGGCGGGCGGTTTCCCTTCTCGCCGCAGGATGAAGACATTCATATGGCGATCGAGCGCCGGTTGACTGAGTTGATCGGCCCGCTGGGAGGAAAGCTGCACACGGGTCGAAGCCGCAACGATCAGGTGGCTCTGGATCTGCGCCTATTTTTGCGCGATGTGCTTTCGACGCTGATGGGTCAATTGCAGGAATTCCGCCGAGTCCTCGTGGGGCAGGCCCGGGCGCATCTGGATGTCGTCATGCCTGGGTATACACATTTGCAGCGCGCGCAGCCGGTGCTGCTGGCGCATCATTTCCTGGCCTATGTAGAAATGTTCGACCGTGACCGGAGTCGACTTCACGACTGTCGGCAACGGCTCAATTCCATGCCTCTGGGGTCGGGTGCGTTGGCGGGATCGAACTATCCGGTCGACCGTCGATACACCGCGGCACTCCTGGAATTCCCGGCGGTGACCCAGAACAGCCTCGATGCCGTCTCGGATCGTGACGCGGTGGTGGAGACGCTCAGCGCCTTGTCGCTGATCATGATGCATCTCTCACGCTTGAGCGAAGAATTGATTCTCTGGGCGTCGCAGGAATTTCGTTACGTGGATCTGCCCGATACCTTCTGCACCGGCAGCAGTATGATGCCGCAAAAAAAGAATCCGGACGTGCCGGAGTTGGTGCGCGGGAAAACGGGTCGGGTCTATGGACACTTGATGGGTACCCTGACGCTCCTGAAGGGATTGCCGCTGAGTTACAATCGCGATCTCCAGGAAGATAAAGAAGCGTTGTTCGACGCCGTCGATACGACGGGGCAATCGTTGGCGCTTTGCACGGAGTTGATGCGGAGGTTGGTCGTCAATAAGACCGTTTTGGCTGAGGCGGCCGAAGGCGGCGGCATGCTGGCAACGGAGCTGGCTGATTACCTTGTGACGAGAGGTGTCCCGTTCCGGGAGGCCCATTCGATTACGGGGCAGATTGTGCGATTCTCACTCGAACAGCATCGACCCCTTCAGCAGTTGACATTGAAAGACTTGCGAGGTTTCTCCGCCCATTTCGGCGAGGACGCCCTGAATTGCCTCACTGTGCGGGGCGCCATCGACCGGAAGGGTCAGATCGGTGGCACGGCGAGACGGCGTGTGGAGGCGCGGATCAAGGAGCTTGAGAAGGCGTTAAAGGGATGA
- a CDS encoding acetylornithine transaminase encodes MPTGELRLNAEQYLMNTYTRQPISIVRGRGSKVYDLEGREYIDFVAGIAVNLLGHGHPDLVLAVQKQVQHLIHTSNLYYTEPQVRLAQTLVEHSFAQKVFFCNSGAEANEAAIKLARKYSYDKYGADRYEIVTMTNSFHGRTMATLTATGQEKVQKGFAPLVPGFSHVTFNDLSEVERAITPKTAAVMLEPIQAEGGVHVADRGYMQGLRDLCRERDVLLIFDEVQTGMGRTGTLFCYEQFGMQPDIMTLAKGLGGGIPIGACLATDTVAKAFSPGTHASTFGGNPLACAAALAVLRVLLDGKILDQGRRMGETLAKGLAVLKDRQRCVKDVRGLGLLQGMELEIDGKAVVADCLARGLLINCTGDRVLRFVPPLIITEREIDRLLVALAQVLSQRTTSSHH; translated from the coding sequence ATGCCGACGGGTGAGTTACGTCTCAACGCCGAACAGTACTTGATGAACACCTATACGCGCCAGCCGATTTCGATCGTGCGGGGACGTGGCTCGAAGGTCTACGACCTGGAAGGCCGGGAGTACATCGACTTCGTGGCCGGCATTGCGGTCAATCTACTCGGTCATGGACATCCGGACCTGGTGCTGGCGGTTCAAAAACAGGTGCAGCACCTGATCCACACATCGAACCTTTATTATACCGAGCCGCAGGTGCGGCTTGCTCAGACCCTGGTCGAACATTCGTTTGCGCAGAAAGTCTTCTTTTGTAACAGCGGCGCGGAAGCGAACGAAGCGGCGATCAAACTGGCCCGAAAGTATTCGTACGATAAGTACGGAGCAGACCGCTACGAGATCGTCACGATGACGAACTCCTTTCACGGGCGCACCATGGCCACCCTGACCGCCACCGGTCAGGAGAAGGTACAGAAGGGATTCGCTCCGCTCGTGCCGGGGTTTTCGCATGTGACCTTCAACGATCTCTCGGAGGTCGAGCGCGCCATCACGCCGAAAACCGCCGCCGTCATGTTGGAGCCCATTCAGGCTGAAGGCGGGGTGCATGTGGCTGATCGGGGCTATATGCAGGGCTTGCGCGACCTCTGCCGGGAGCGCGATGTGTTGCTGATTTTCGATGAAGTGCAAACGGGCATGGGGCGCACGGGCACGCTATTTTGCTATGAGCAGTTCGGGATGCAGCCGGACATCATGACCCTGGCGAAGGGGCTGGGCGGTGGCATTCCGATCGGAGCCTGTCTGGCAACGGACACTGTGGCGAAGGCCTTTTCTCCCGGGACCCACGCCTCGACCTTTGGCGGTAATCCTCTGGCCTGTGCGGCCGCGCTGGCGGTATTGCGAGTGCTGCTGGACGGGAAAATTCTGGACCAGGGACGGCGCATGGGCGAGACCTTGGCCAAAGGGTTGGCCGTGCTGAAGGACCGGCAGCGTTGCGTAAAGGACGTGCGCGGCCTTGGTCTGCTCCAGGGTATGGAATTGGAGATCGACGGGAAAGCGGTTGTTGCCGATTGTCTGGCCCGCGGGTTGTTGATCAACTGCACCGGCGATCGGGTTCTGCGCTTCGTTCCCCCACTCATCATCACGGAGCGTGAGATCGATCGTTTGCTGGTCGCGCTTGCGCAGGTGTTGAGTCAGCGAACTACATCAAGCCATCATTAA
- the argF gene encoding ornithine carbamoyltransferase, which translates to MSRRPHRSSSRAGLGKDFLELLSIPVAELTGLLRLAAQLKVKQRRGVSHPLLQGRMLGLLFQKPSTRTRVSFEAGMNQLGGQAMVLPMGDIQLSRGESVADTAHVLSRYLDAIVLRTFDHAIAEEWAREASIPVINGLTDLNHPCQALSDLLTIQEKKRRLKGIKIAYVGDGNNVTNSLIEAAAKMGMTIAVGCPPGYQPDRGIVDRAREEARQTGAVIEIGADPFVAVKDADVVYTDVWISMGQEREQAKRLKILAPYQLNARLLKCAKPDALVMHCLPAHRGEEISAEVLDGPQSVVFDQAENRLHMQKAILVRLLGKKPARST; encoded by the coding sequence ATGTCGCGGCGTCCGCATCGGTCATCCTCCCGGGCCGGTCTCGGGAAAGATTTTCTGGAACTGCTCTCGATCCCCGTCGCAGAGCTCACGGGGTTGTTGCGCCTGGCTGCGCAGCTGAAAGTGAAGCAGCGTCGCGGGGTGTCCCATCCTCTGCTGCAGGGCCGCATGTTGGGCCTGCTGTTTCAGAAGCCTTCGACCCGGACGCGGGTGTCGTTTGAGGCGGGAATGAATCAGCTCGGTGGGCAGGCGATGGTGTTGCCCATGGGCGATATCCAGTTGTCGCGCGGCGAGAGTGTCGCCGATACGGCGCATGTCCTGTCACGGTATTTGGACGCGATTGTCCTGCGCACCTTTGATCACGCGATTGCCGAAGAATGGGCTCGCGAGGCGAGCATCCCCGTGATCAACGGGCTGACCGATTTGAATCACCCTTGCCAGGCCCTGTCCGATCTGTTGACCATTCAGGAAAAGAAGCGGCGACTGAAAGGCATCAAGATCGCCTATGTCGGCGACGGCAACAACGTGACGAATTCTCTGATTGAGGCGGCGGCGAAGATGGGGATGACGATCGCCGTCGGTTGCCCGCCCGGCTATCAGCCGGATCGGGGCATTGTGGATCGAGCCCGGGAGGAAGCCCGGCAGACCGGTGCGGTGATTGAAATCGGCGCCGACCCGTTTGTGGCCGTGAAAGATGCGGATGTGGTGTATACCGACGTGTGGATCAGTATGGGGCAAGAGCGGGAGCAAGCCAAGCGTCTCAAGATCCTGGCGCCCTATCAGCTCAACGCGCGACTATTGAAATGCGCGAAGCCCGATGCGCTGGTGATGCATTGTCTGCCGGCTCATCGCGGCGAGGAAATCAGTGCCGAGGTGCTGGATGGACCGCAGTCGGTGGTGTTCGATCAAGCCGAGAACCGATTGCATATGCAGAAGGCCATTCTAGTCAGGCTCCTCGGAAAGAAACCTGCACGGAGCACGTAA
- the dapB gene encoding 4-hydroxy-tetrahydrodipicolinate reductase, producing MIKVVITGAAGRMGSRLVSLVKDSAFLTLAGAVEGKGHHAVGEDSGEVAGCGRTGVPIVDDLSSVMERGEVVVDFTTPAATLGHLKIVAQHRRGIVVGTTGFSSSELDELRSVSKQIPCVFSPNMSVGVNVIYKVIAEMAKTLGEDYDIEVIEAHHRLKKDAPSGTALKMAEVLARAVNRDLGQVGVYARKGLIGERKRGEIGIQTIRAGDIVGDHTVMFGTMGERIELTHRASSRDTFARGALRAARWVVKQPPGLYDMLDVLSLK from the coding sequence ATGATCAAGGTTGTTATTACTGGTGCGGCGGGACGAATGGGTTCTCGCCTCGTGTCCTTGGTAAAGGATTCTGCATTCTTGACCCTTGCAGGAGCTGTGGAGGGCAAGGGTCATCATGCGGTGGGCGAAGACTCCGGCGAAGTGGCTGGTTGTGGACGAACAGGCGTGCCGATTGTCGACGATCTTTCCAGTGTGATGGAGCGTGGGGAAGTCGTGGTAGATTTCACAACGCCTGCGGCCACACTTGGGCATTTGAAGATTGTGGCTCAACATCGACGTGGCATTGTGGTAGGGACAACCGGGTTTTCATCGTCAGAGTTGGATGAGCTCCGAAGTGTGAGCAAGCAGATCCCTTGCGTGTTTTCCCCCAATATGAGTGTGGGGGTTAATGTGATTTACAAGGTGATCGCCGAAATGGCCAAGACTCTCGGGGAGGACTACGATATTGAAGTAATCGAAGCCCACCACCGCCTGAAGAAGGATGCTCCGAGTGGTACAGCGCTCAAAATGGCGGAGGTTCTGGCTCGCGCAGTCAATCGAGACCTTGGTCAAGTCGGCGTCTACGCGCGAAAAGGACTAATAGGTGAGCGGAAGAGGGGCGAAATCGGAATTCAGACTATTCGAGCCGGAGACATCGTCGGAGACCATACCGTGATGTTTGGAACGATGGGTGAACGAATTGAGCTCACTCATCGTGCGAGTAGCCGGGACACTTTCGCCAGAGGGGCCCTCCGTGCCGCCCGTTGGGTTGTGAAGCAGCCACCCGGTCTCTATGACATGCTGGATGTATTGAGCCTCAAGTAA
- the lysA gene encoding diaminopimelate decarboxylase, which yields MNDFQYREGELYCEDVPLSRIAKEVGTPCYVYSHHTLVRHFRVYDSAFQNIPHIVAFAMKANSNLAVLRLMAKEGSGVDIVSGGELFRALKAGVPPGKIVFAGVGKKPEEIRDALKADILMFNVESSAELQAINDVAASMGVKARVALRINPDIDPKTHPYISTGLKKSKFGIAADRAIEEFKAAAAFSHIEVVGLHAHIGSQLTQVAPFVESLKKVLAMVQTLAEQGIPIRYLNIGGGLGITYSDETPPEPKDLAAAIFPLVRDLKCVLIMEPGRVIVGNAGVLLTKVLYTKDGETKRFLIVDAAMNDLIRPSLYDAHHDIRPVYETVARGAKETVDVVGPVCESGDFLAKDRVMPQMNAGDLMAVMSAGAYGFVMSSNYNSRPRVPEVLVHEGQIHVIRARESYDDLVHGEQIPAFLS from the coding sequence ATGAATGACTTTCAGTATCGGGAAGGTGAACTCTATTGCGAGGATGTGCCGCTCTCACGCATTGCGAAAGAGGTCGGGACCCCTTGTTATGTGTATAGTCACCACACGCTTGTCCGGCACTTCCGTGTCTACGATAGTGCCTTTCAGAACATTCCTCACATTGTCGCCTTTGCCATGAAGGCCAATTCCAATTTGGCGGTGCTTCGTCTGATGGCCAAGGAAGGGAGCGGTGTCGATATCGTCTCCGGAGGAGAACTCTTTCGTGCGCTGAAGGCAGGGGTGCCTCCCGGCAAGATCGTCTTTGCCGGTGTCGGGAAGAAGCCGGAGGAAATCCGCGATGCCTTGAAGGCGGATATTCTGATGTTCAATGTCGAATCGTCCGCGGAGCTGCAGGCCATCAACGACGTGGCGGCGTCCATGGGCGTCAAGGCGCGCGTGGCCTTGCGCATCAATCCCGATATCGATCCGAAAACGCATCCCTATATTTCCACGGGTTTGAAGAAGAGTAAATTCGGGATCGCGGCGGATCGTGCCATTGAGGAATTCAAGGCAGCCGCAGCGTTCAGCCACATCGAGGTGGTGGGTTTACACGCACATATCGGGTCGCAATTGACGCAAGTGGCTCCCTTCGTCGAGTCGCTGAAGAAAGTGTTGGCGATGGTGCAGACCCTGGCCGAGCAGGGAATTCCTATTCGCTATCTGAATATCGGCGGCGGTCTGGGAATTACATATTCGGACGAGACCCCTCCGGAACCGAAAGATTTGGCGGCGGCGATTTTCCCGCTTGTGCGTGACCTGAAGTGCGTCCTGATCATGGAACCTGGTCGCGTGATTGTCGGAAATGCCGGCGTGTTGCTCACGAAGGTGTTGTACACCAAGGACGGCGAAACCAAACGGTTCCTGATCGTGGATGCGGCCATGAACGATCTGATTCGTCCCAGCCTATATGATGCACATCACGATATCCGTCCGGTGTATGAAACTGTGGCGCGTGGCGCGAAGGAGACCGTCGATGTGGTCGGGCCAGTCTGTGAATCCGGTGATTTCCTGGCCAAAGACCGTGTTATGCCGCAAATGAATGCCGGTGATCTCATGGCCGTGATGAGTGCCGGAGCGTATGGGTTCGTCATGTCGTCGAATTACAATTCACGACCTCGTGTGCCGGAGGTGCTGGTTCATGAAGGGCAGATCCACGTCATTCGCGCGCGGGAGAGTTACGACGACTTGGTGCACGGCGAGCAGATACCGGCGTTTCTTTCCTAG
- a CDS encoding uracil-DNA glycosylase, which yields MSALSILNNDIVACTRCPRLVAYREAVARDKRRQFRDWSYWGKPVPGFGDSNAKLYILGLAPAAHGGNRTGRVFTGDRSGDWLYEALHRFGFANQATSIHANDGLTLTDCYIGATVRCAPPANKPAPDEFAACRPFVLSELRLLKQMRVVVTLGKIAFDHYLKASRELGLAPPSPLPLFGHEVVYDLPWGVTLIGSYHPSQQNTFTGKLTRPMFHRVFLKAQQKLAGASLSD from the coding sequence ATGTCCGCACTCTCCATCCTCAATAACGACATCGTCGCCTGCACGCGCTGCCCCCGGCTGGTTGCCTACCGAGAAGCGGTGGCCAGGGATAAACGACGACAGTTCCGAGACTGGTCCTATTGGGGGAAGCCGGTCCCTGGATTCGGAGATTCCAACGCCAAGCTCTACATTTTGGGCCTCGCGCCCGCAGCGCATGGGGGAAACCGAACCGGACGCGTATTTACCGGAGACCGTAGCGGGGATTGGCTGTACGAAGCGTTGCACCGGTTCGGGTTCGCCAACCAGGCAACATCCATCCATGCGAATGACGGCCTCACTCTCACCGACTGCTATATCGGCGCGACCGTCCGGTGCGCGCCTCCGGCAAACAAGCCGGCGCCTGATGAGTTTGCGGCCTGCCGGCCATTTGTCCTGAGCGAACTACGGCTATTGAAGCAAATGCGTGTAGTCGTCACCTTGGGCAAGATTGCATTCGATCACTATCTCAAGGCGAGCCGTGAATTGGGACTAGCCCCACCCAGTCCGCTCCCTCTGTTCGGGCACGAGGTCGTCTACGATTTGCCTTGGGGCGTGACCTTGATCGGCTCATACCACCCCAGCCAGCAAAACACGTTCACCGGCAAGTTGACTCGCCCCATGTTCCACCGCGTTTTTCTCAAGGCCCAGCAGAAACTCGCCGGAGCATCATTGAGCGATTAG